One part of the Streptomyces sp. NBC_00286 genome encodes these proteins:
- a CDS encoding 2-hydroxy-3-oxopropionate reductase: MTSKLPKVAWIGLGIMGSPMSENLIKAGYGVTGYTLEQDKLDRLAAAGGAAAGSIAEAVRDADVVITMVPASPQVEAIAYGPDGILENARSGALLIDMSSITPQTSVDLAKSAAAKGIRVLDAPVSGGEAGAIEAVLSIMVGGEQTDFDEAKPLFEALGKTIVLCGPHGSGQTVKAANQLIVAVNIQACAEAVVFLEKSGVDLKAALDVLNGGLAGSTVLTRKKNNFLNRDFNPGFRIDLHHKDMGIVTDAARNVGAALPVGAVVAQLVASLRTQGDGGLDHSALLRAVERLSGAQV, from the coding sequence ATGACCAGCAAACTTCCCAAAGTCGCCTGGATCGGCCTCGGCATCATGGGCTCCCCCATGTCCGAGAACCTGATCAAGGCGGGTTATGGCGTCACCGGCTACACCCTGGAGCAGGACAAGCTCGACCGCCTGGCCGCCGCCGGAGGCGCCGCGGCCGGCTCCATCGCCGAAGCCGTACGGGACGCCGACGTCGTGATCACGATGGTGCCCGCGTCGCCGCAGGTCGAGGCCATCGCGTACGGCCCGGACGGCATCCTGGAGAACGCGCGGTCCGGCGCCCTCCTGATCGACATGTCCTCCATCACCCCGCAGACCTCGGTCGACCTGGCCAAGTCCGCGGCGGCGAAGGGCATCCGCGTCCTCGACGCACCAGTCTCCGGCGGCGAGGCGGGCGCCATCGAGGCCGTACTGTCCATCATGGTCGGCGGCGAGCAGACCGACTTCGACGAGGCAAAGCCCCTCTTCGAGGCACTAGGCAAGACGATCGTCCTCTGCGGCCCGCACGGCTCCGGCCAGACGGTAAAGGCCGCGAACCAACTGATCGTCGCCGTCAACATCCAAGCGTGCGCCGAGGCCGTGGTCTTCCTGGAGAAGTCGGGCGTCGACCTGAAGGCAGCCCTCGACGTCCTGAACGGCGGCCTCGCCGGCTCAACCGTACTGACCCGCAAGAAGAACAACTTCCTGAACCGCGACTTCAACCCGGGCTTCCGTATCGACCTGCACCACAAGGACATGGGCATCGTCACGGACGCCGCCCGCAACGTCGGCGCCGCGCTGCCGGTCGGCGCCGTCGTCGCCCAACTCGTCGCCTCCCTACGCACCCAGGGCGACGGCGGCCTGGACCACTCGGCGCTGCTGCGCGCGGTCGAGCGCCTCTCCGGCGCACAGGTCTGA
- a CDS encoding GNAT family N-acetyltransferase translates to MEPIRRGDGDDLFEAVVSQDSVMRWLATGRADSRSAAEAMCDGHVAHWTRHGYGDFAVRDAATQAFLGRVGLRNRAKYGVDLGFALHSRAQGRGIAGEAGRACLELAFRRLSLPAVFAFVLPGNTASIAVLRRLGAQADGTVQSSGRHCLRYRFDPAAVAAAERVVDDGGADLQLMHAPGPGSPEDRAALCDGESDPSGVKGLGLVWADKQHTLTAVSGGRPVGSAGWLLRDMAFDGLPRRAAGLGAVLVHPAHRGQGIARTVISVVVEHARAAGAETMILLCRPELIPLYTQLGWSRLSVPVTVQQPGGPRTSPLTTMIYDLAGLPHPTISVDLRGLPF, encoded by the coding sequence ATGGAGCCGATCCGACGCGGGGACGGCGACGATCTCTTTGAGGCTGTGGTCAGTCAGGACAGCGTCATGCGATGGCTGGCGACCGGCCGGGCGGACAGTCGATCCGCGGCCGAGGCCATGTGCGACGGCCACGTCGCCCACTGGACCAGACACGGCTACGGCGACTTCGCGGTCAGGGACGCCGCAACGCAAGCGTTTCTCGGCCGGGTTGGACTGCGCAACCGGGCCAAGTACGGGGTCGACCTCGGTTTCGCCCTGCACTCACGGGCGCAAGGCCGTGGGATCGCCGGCGAGGCCGGCCGCGCGTGCCTGGAGCTGGCATTTCGCCGCCTCTCGCTCCCCGCCGTTTTCGCGTTCGTCCTGCCCGGCAACACGGCCTCGATCGCGGTACTGCGCCGCCTGGGCGCCCAGGCGGACGGGACGGTCCAGTCCAGCGGCCGGCACTGTCTGCGCTACCGGTTCGACCCCGCTGCCGTGGCCGCTGCGGAGCGTGTGGTGGACGACGGTGGCGCGGACCTTCAGTTGATGCATGCACCGGGCCCCGGTTCGCCGGAGGACAGAGCCGCACTCTGTGATGGCGAGTCCGACCCATCCGGGGTGAAGGGGCTCGGTCTGGTGTGGGCCGACAAGCAGCACACCCTCACCGCTGTCTCCGGAGGCCGACCGGTGGGCTCCGCGGGTTGGCTGCTGCGGGACATGGCCTTCGACGGATTGCCGCGCCGCGCCGCGGGGCTGGGCGCTGTGCTGGTGCACCCTGCCCATCGAGGCCAGGGCATCGCCCGTACGGTGATCAGCGTGGTGGTCGAGCACGCACGAGCGGCCGGCGCCGAGACGATGATTCTGCTCTGCCGCCCGGAGTTGATCCCGCTCTACACGCAGCTGGGATGGAGCCGGCTCTCCGTGCCCGTCACCGTCCAGCAGCCCGGCGGCCCGCGGACCTCGCCACTGACCACCATGATCTACGACCTGGCCGGCCTGCCTCATCCCACCATCAGCGTGGACCTGCGCGGCCTGCCCTTCTGA
- a CDS encoding ester cyclase produces MNRFVEFINTGNEDLAREVISPDAVFHAPSHPEPLRGPDGYLEVIGMMRSAFPDVQWMLEETVTERDTVAARFTMRGTHDGEFFGIPASGNKISVQAMNFYYLADGRIVGERGQPDLLGVMQQIGAVPAP; encoded by the coding sequence ATGAACCGCTTCGTCGAGTTCATCAACACGGGCAACGAGGATCTTGCCCGCGAGGTCATTTCTCCGGACGCGGTGTTCCACGCGCCAAGCCACCCGGAACCACTGCGGGGGCCCGATGGGTACTTGGAGGTCATCGGGATGATGCGCAGCGCCTTCCCCGACGTCCAGTGGATGCTGGAGGAGACGGTCACCGAACGCGACACCGTGGCCGCGCGGTTCACCATGCGGGGAACCCACGACGGTGAATTCTTCGGGATCCCGGCGAGCGGCAACAAGATCTCGGTGCAGGCCATGAACTTCTACTACCTGGCCGACGGCCGGATCGTCGGCGAACGGGGCCAGCCCGATCTCCTCGGGGTGATGCAGCAGATCGGTGCCGTACCGGCGCCGTGA
- a CDS encoding PadR family transcriptional regulator, with protein sequence MLELAILGFLAETPLPGHELRRRVSQLTGYTRPVSDGSLYPAINRLTRAGLIERRADPAAGAARYMLSLTEPGRADMLQRLRKPADHEITDFTRFYVVLAFLSHLPDVAEQQAVLRRRLEFLEEPASFFYDNERPLRAEEIADPYRRGMLLTARATSRAERTWLRETLGEEPPVFDTGCTDSDPHAPAAPAN encoded by the coding sequence ATGCTGGAACTCGCGATACTCGGCTTCCTGGCCGAGACCCCCCTGCCTGGACACGAGCTGCGCCGCCGCGTCTCACAGCTGACCGGCTATACGCGGCCGGTCAGTGACGGCAGCCTGTATCCGGCGATCAACCGTCTGACCAGGGCGGGCTTGATCGAGCGGCGCGCCGACCCGGCCGCCGGGGCGGCCCGGTACATGCTCAGCCTGACCGAGCCCGGACGGGCCGACATGCTTCAGCGCCTGCGCAAGCCCGCCGACCACGAGATCACCGACTTCACCCGGTTCTACGTCGTCCTGGCCTTCCTCTCCCACCTGCCCGACGTGGCCGAACAGCAGGCGGTGCTGCGCAGACGGCTGGAGTTCCTGGAAGAACCGGCGAGCTTCTTCTACGACAACGAGCGGCCCCTGCGAGCCGAGGAGATCGCCGACCCCTACCGGCGGGGCATGCTGCTCACCGCCCGCGCCACCAGCCGCGCCGAACGGACCTGGCTGCGCGAGACCCTCGGGGAGGAACCGCCCGTATTCGACACCGGATGCACCGACAGCGATCCACATGCACCCGCCGCTCCCGCGAACTGA
- a CDS encoding NADPH:quinone reductase, whose translation MLASWYNDQGPAADVLHVGELPDPIPGPGEVRVRVTVSGVNPGDTKKRRGWLGSSMPFPRVIPHSDGAGVIDAVGAQVDAHRVGQRVWVYGAQSYRPFGTAAQYTAVPADLAVPLPDHLSDELGASLGIPGITAHRTVFADGPVDGQLVLVHGVLGGVGSLAAQLAHWAGATVIATVRRTADLDHVDPAVAHAIALDTDEPAAAIRAYAPRGVDRIVEVALSDNADLDNAVAANNAVIAAYASRTDRTEIPFWPLLFNNVTLRLLGSDDFPAEAKRQAARDLTSAAAVGALTVAVGDRHPLDDIAKAHDHVDAGGGHGRILLTLPQ comes from the coding sequence ATGCTTGCTTCCTGGTACAACGACCAGGGACCGGCCGCCGATGTCCTGCACGTCGGCGAACTCCCTGATCCCATCCCCGGCCCCGGCGAGGTCCGCGTCCGCGTCACCGTCTCGGGCGTCAACCCCGGCGACACCAAGAAACGGCGCGGCTGGCTCGGCTCGTCCATGCCCTTCCCGCGGGTGATCCCGCACAGCGACGGCGCCGGAGTCATCGACGCCGTGGGCGCCCAAGTCGACGCCCACCGCGTCGGACAACGAGTCTGGGTGTACGGCGCCCAGTCCTACCGCCCCTTCGGCACCGCCGCCCAGTACACCGCCGTCCCTGCGGATCTGGCCGTCCCGCTGCCCGACCACCTCAGTGACGAGCTGGGGGCGAGCCTCGGCATCCCCGGCATCACCGCCCACCGCACCGTCTTCGCCGACGGCCCGGTCGACGGCCAACTGGTCCTGGTCCACGGAGTCCTCGGCGGCGTCGGCTCCCTGGCCGCCCAGCTCGCCCACTGGGCCGGCGCCACCGTGATCGCCACCGTCCGCCGCACCGCGGACCTCGACCACGTCGACCCGGCCGTCGCCCACGCCATCGCCCTGGACACCGACGAGCCCGCCGCTGCCATCCGCGCGTACGCGCCGCGGGGGGTCGACCGGATCGTCGAGGTCGCGCTGTCCGACAACGCCGACCTCGACAACGCCGTCGCCGCCAACAACGCCGTCATCGCCGCCTATGCCAGCCGCACGGACCGCACTGAGATCCCCTTCTGGCCCCTGCTGTTCAACAACGTCACCCTGCGGCTGCTCGGCAGCGACGACTTCCCCGCCGAGGCCAAGCGCCAGGCCGCCCGCGACCTCACCTCCGCCGCCGCCGTCGGCGCCCTAACCGTCGCCGTCGGCGACCGTCACCCGCTGGACGACATCGCCAAGGCCCACGACCACGTCGACGCCGGCGGTGGCCACGGCCGCATCCTGCTCACCCTCCCCCAATAG
- the gcl gene encoding glyoxylate carboligase, giving the protein MARMTAARAAVEILKLEGVTDAFGVPGAAINPFYAALKASGGIDHTLARHVEGASHMAEGFTRTRPGNIGVCIGTSGPAGTDMITGLYSATGDSIPILCITGQAPTAVIHKEDFQAVDIASIAKPVTKMAVTVLEAAQVPGVVQQAFHLMRSGRPGPVLIDLPVDVQLTEIEFDPETYEPLPVYKPSASRPQVEKALGMLNAAERPLIVAGGGVINADACELLLEFAELTGTPVIPTLMGWGALPDDHELNVGMVGLQTSHRYGNATFLESDFVLGIGNRWANRHTGRLDVYTAGRTFVHVDIEPTQLGRIFAPDFGIASDAKAALELFVEAARELKAADALPDRSAWTRSAQERKARLQRRTHFDDIPIKPQRVYEEMNKVFGPDTRYVSTIGLSQIAGAQMLHVRRPRHWINCGQAGPLGWTVPAALGVAKADPEASVVALSGDYDFQFMIEELAVGAQHRIPYVHVLVNNAYLGLIRQAQRAFDIDFQVNLEFENLNSPELGAYGVDHIKVAEGLGCKALRVTDPRELAAAFEHALKLAAEHRVPVVVEAILERVTNIAMSTTNDISAVVEFEEVATEAWHAPTSIRTLKT; this is encoded by the coding sequence ATGGCGCGAATGACCGCTGCCCGCGCGGCAGTTGAGATCCTCAAACTGGAGGGCGTCACCGACGCGTTCGGTGTCCCGGGCGCGGCGATCAACCCCTTCTACGCCGCCCTCAAGGCCTCCGGCGGCATCGACCACACCCTCGCCCGCCATGTCGAGGGCGCCTCGCACATGGCCGAGGGCTTCACCCGCACCCGTCCCGGCAACATCGGCGTCTGCATCGGTACGTCCGGTCCTGCCGGCACCGACATGATCACCGGCCTGTACTCCGCGACCGGTGACTCGATCCCCATCCTCTGCATCACCGGCCAGGCGCCAACTGCCGTGATCCACAAGGAGGACTTCCAGGCCGTCGACATCGCCTCGATCGCCAAGCCGGTCACGAAGATGGCGGTCACCGTGCTGGAGGCGGCGCAGGTGCCGGGCGTCGTCCAGCAGGCCTTCCACCTCATGCGCTCGGGCCGCCCCGGGCCCGTCCTCATCGACCTGCCCGTCGACGTCCAGCTCACCGAGATCGAGTTCGACCCCGAGACGTACGAGCCGCTGCCGGTCTACAAACCATCCGCGAGCCGCCCGCAGGTCGAGAAGGCGCTAGGAATGCTGAACGCCGCAGAGCGCCCGCTGATCGTCGCGGGAGGCGGAGTCATCAACGCCGACGCCTGCGAACTCCTCCTGGAATTCGCGGAGTTGACGGGTACCCCTGTCATCCCCACGCTCATGGGCTGGGGCGCCCTCCCCGACGACCACGAGCTGAACGTCGGCATGGTCGGCCTCCAGACCTCGCACCGCTACGGCAACGCGACCTTCCTGGAATCCGACTTCGTCCTCGGTATCGGCAATCGCTGGGCCAACCGCCACACCGGCAGGCTGGACGTCTACACGGCCGGCCGGACGTTCGTGCACGTCGACATCGAGCCGACGCAGCTCGGGCGGATCTTCGCGCCGGACTTCGGGATCGCGTCCGATGCGAAGGCGGCGCTTGAGCTCTTCGTGGAGGCGGCACGGGAGTTGAAGGCGGCGGACGCCCTGCCGGACCGGTCCGCGTGGACCCGATCGGCGCAGGAGAGGAAGGCCCGGCTCCAACGGCGTACGCACTTCGACGACATCCCGATCAAGCCGCAACGCGTGTACGAGGAGATGAACAAGGTCTTCGGACCCGACACCCGGTACGTGTCCACGATCGGCCTGTCGCAGATCGCCGGCGCCCAGATGCTGCACGTCCGCCGACCGCGCCATTGGATCAACTGCGGTCAGGCGGGCCCGCTCGGCTGGACCGTCCCGGCCGCCCTGGGCGTGGCGAAGGCCGACCCGGAGGCGTCCGTGGTGGCCCTCTCCGGCGACTACGACTTCCAGTTCATGATCGAGGAGCTGGCGGTCGGCGCCCAGCACCGCATCCCGTACGTGCACGTCCTGGTGAACAACGCCTACCTCGGCCTGATCCGCCAGGCACAGCGCGCGTTCGACATCGACTTCCAGGTCAACCTCGAGTTCGAGAACCTCAACTCCCCAGAGCTGGGCGCCTACGGCGTAGACCACATCAAGGTCGCCGAGGGCCTCGGCTGCAAAGCACTCCGCGTCACGGACCCCCGCGAACTGGCCGCCGCCTTCGAACATGCCCTGAAGCTGGCCGCCGAGCACCGCGTCCCGGTCGTGGTCGAGGCGATCCTGGAACGCGTCACCAACATCGCGATGTCCACGACGAACGACATCAGCGCGGTGGTGGAGTTCGAGGAGGTCGCTACGGAGGCGTGGCATGCGCCAACGTCGATCAGGACGCTCAAGACTTGA
- a CDS encoding DUF397 domain-containing protein: protein MNTSDLAWFKSSYSSASGDDCVEVAACPNSVHIRDSKDKQGPQLALCPTAWTDFVSYAAQT from the coding sequence ATGAACACGTCCGACCTGGCCTGGTTCAAGAGCAGCTACAGCAGCGCCTCCGGCGACGACTGCGTTGAGGTCGCCGCCTGCCCCAACTCGGTCCACATCCGGGACTCCAAGGACAAGCAGGGCCCACAACTCGCCCTATGCCCCACCGCGTGGACCGACTTCGTGTCGTACGCCGCCCAGACCTGA
- a CDS encoding helix-turn-helix domain-containing protein — protein MAEDTVGTDVGGADADGTPAEATAGVPATFRGEPESSDSLRTFGAVLQALREHAGLSRQEFAELVRFSKHTVASVELGRRMPDPMLVERSEEATGNTGALRKSVRHLARQPGLAAWFRQWARLEATAITLYTYECRMIPGLLQTEAYVRALCADQLPPMDDAQIEERWAARAERQLLLKGRPNTAFGFILEEHLLLRRTGGDAVTRELIDHVLEIAELRNVEIQIMPLVQQSHSGLHGPIRLLETPENKWFGYNEGQESGQLISDSKVVSVLQRRYARMRSQALTIQDSVSLLQRMRGDL, from the coding sequence GTGGCCGAAGACACGGTCGGTACGGATGTCGGCGGAGCGGACGCGGACGGTACGCCGGCGGAGGCGACGGCCGGAGTCCCGGCCACCTTCCGCGGCGAACCGGAGTCCTCGGACAGCCTGCGCACGTTCGGTGCCGTACTCCAGGCCCTGCGTGAGCATGCGGGGCTGAGCAGGCAGGAGTTCGCCGAGTTGGTGCGATTCTCCAAGCACACGGTGGCGTCTGTGGAGTTGGGGCGCCGGATGCCGGACCCGATGTTGGTGGAACGGTCGGAGGAGGCTACGGGGAACACGGGGGCGCTGCGGAAGTCGGTACGGCATCTGGCGCGACAGCCGGGGTTGGCGGCGTGGTTCCGGCAGTGGGCTCGGCTGGAGGCGACGGCGATCACGTTGTACACGTACGAGTGCCGCATGATCCCGGGGCTGTTGCAGACCGAGGCGTACGTGCGGGCGTTGTGCGCTGACCAGCTGCCGCCCATGGACGACGCCCAGATCGAGGAGCGGTGGGCTGCTCGGGCGGAGCGACAGCTGCTGCTGAAGGGGCGCCCGAACACCGCCTTCGGTTTCATCCTCGAGGAGCACCTGTTGCTGCGGCGCACGGGCGGCGACGCGGTCACGCGGGAGCTCATCGACCACGTGCTGGAGATCGCCGAGCTGCGGAACGTCGAGATCCAGATCATGCCGCTGGTGCAGCAGTCACACTCTGGACTGCACGGGCCGATCCGCCTGCTCGAAACCCCTGAGAACAAGTGGTTCGGCTACAACGAGGGGCAGGAGAGCGGCCAGTTGATCTCCGACTCGAAAGTGGTCAGCGTGCTCCAGAGGCGGTATGCCAGGATGCGTTCACAGGCTCTCACCATCCAGGACTCCGTGAGCCTGTTGCAGCGGATGCGAGGAGACCTATGA
- a CDS encoding ATP-binding protein: protein MTPPATRQHPVTVRVFTQRFSATPLGARLARHLALNQLHDWGIPHGTRASDTAAAIIAELAANAVTHGRVPGRDFELCLSLIPGSLRIEVTDTRTEARPPGPGDVKPPSPLADSGRGLLLVETLADRWEILDREPPGKTVRAEIDLPRHVRNSLRLSD from the coding sequence ATGACACCACCGGCCACCCGCCAACACCCCGTCACCGTACGTGTGTTCACCCAGCGCTTCAGTGCCACCCCGCTCGGCGCCCGGCTCGCCCGGCACCTCGCTCTGAACCAGCTTCACGACTGGGGCATCCCGCACGGCACCCGCGCATCCGACACCGCCGCCGCGATCATCGCCGAGCTGGCTGCCAACGCGGTGACCCACGGCCGCGTACCGGGCCGCGACTTCGAACTGTGCCTCTCCCTCATCCCCGGCAGCCTCCGCATCGAGGTGACCGACACCCGCACCGAGGCCCGCCCGCCCGGCCCCGGCGACGTAAAGCCCCCGTCCCCCCTCGCCGACTCCGGCCGCGGCCTCCTCCTCGTCGAGACGCTCGCCGACCGCTGGGAGATCCTGGACCGCGAACCCCCCGGCAAAACCGTACGAGCCGAAATCGACCTGCCCCGCCATGTGCGCAACAGCCTCCGCCTCTCGGACTGA
- a CDS encoding GNAT family N-acetyltransferase yields MPIRPATPADLPLLQDIERAAGELFRPLGMPEIADDAPPSLDVLERFRQAGHAWVAEDDASGRVVAYLVGEPVDGAFHIEQVTVHPDAGRRGVGRALIAYTAECARDEGLTALTLTTFADVPWNAPYYERLGFRALTGPELTPGLRKIRATEAEHGLDRWPRVCMRRTSDT; encoded by the coding sequence ATGCCCATAAGGCCCGCCACCCCCGCCGACCTCCCCCTCCTCCAAGACATCGAGCGCGCCGCCGGTGAACTCTTCCGCCCGCTCGGTATGCCGGAGATCGCAGACGACGCGCCGCCCTCGCTCGACGTGCTGGAGCGGTTCCGGCAGGCGGGACACGCCTGGGTCGCCGAGGATGACGCCAGTGGGCGCGTTGTGGCTTATCTGGTCGGAGAGCCGGTGGACGGTGCGTTTCATATCGAGCAGGTCACCGTCCACCCGGACGCGGGGCGGCGGGGCGTGGGCCGGGCCCTTATCGCGTACACCGCCGAGTGCGCGCGTGACGAGGGGCTGACCGCTCTCACGCTGACCACGTTCGCGGACGTCCCCTGGAACGCCCCGTACTACGAACGCCTCGGCTTCCGCGCCCTGACCGGCCCCGAACTCACCCCGGGCCTGCGGAAGATCCGCGCCACCGAAGCCGAACACGGCCTCGATCGCTGGCCGCGGGTCTGCATGCGCCGAACCTCCGACACATAA
- a CDS encoding carboxymuconolactone decarboxylase family protein — MEARLDIMARPNAAKAFKHIVAAGKALENSTLPLSTQELVKLRASQINGCGFCTDMHTKDAAHAGETSLRLNLVAAWREATVFTEAERAALELAEQGTRIADAAGGVTDEAWANAAKYYDEDQLADLVCVIAIINAFNRGNVMIQTPAGDYQPGMFG; from the coding sequence GTGGAAGCTCGCTTGGACATCATGGCCCGCCCGAACGCAGCCAAGGCCTTCAAGCACATCGTCGCGGCGGGCAAGGCGCTCGAGAACTCGACGCTGCCGCTCTCGACGCAGGAACTGGTGAAGCTTCGCGCCAGCCAGATCAACGGCTGCGGCTTCTGCACCGACATGCACACCAAGGACGCCGCACACGCCGGGGAGACCTCGCTGCGCCTCAACCTGGTCGCGGCCTGGCGGGAGGCCACCGTGTTCACCGAGGCCGAGCGCGCGGCCCTGGAGCTGGCGGAGCAGGGCACCCGTATCGCGGACGCGGCCGGTGGTGTCACGGACGAGGCCTGGGCGAACGCCGCCAAGTACTACGACGAGGACCAACTCGCCGACCTGGTATGCGTCATCGCCATCATCAACGCCTTCAACCGCGGGAACGTGATGATCCAGACACCCGCCGGCGACTACCAGCCGGGCATGTTCGGATAA